The genomic segment CCACAAATAGGCGAGTCAGTTAACTACAAAGTCTACAATAACAATGGCGAAATCCATTCTAGCTTTTCACTAATTATCACCGAAGAGAATCAGCTGGCTTGGGATCGTTTATTAGCTGCTGAAGTCAGTGGTTATTATCACGACCATTATGATGGCAATGTGTTTATTGGTCGCTGGCATGCTGAGATGAATCACTATATGTATTTTCAAAACCAGCTGCATGAGAATTTCTTTAACTCAAAGAATACTCAAGCCTATGGTGAGTTTAGTATTTCTGAGAAGAATGAGTTTGTCGAAGCCGTCATTACGCCAACGGTATTAAAACCTATTACCGATGCTACGGTGTCACATGGCGAGTATGTCGTATTAACCCCAGCGAACAGCCTGGGTGATATTGAGCATGTGGCATGGGTGCAAGTGAGAGGCACACCAATTGAGACTGAAATTGGTCAGCATGACGAACTAATTATTAACACTGCACGACTCGATAATCTCGCTCAAAGCTTCAGCTTTGAACTCACTGTCACAGGGCAAGGTGAGGAAGATAAATCAGTTTATAGCTTTAGCGTAACGCCGAGCGATGTTGAGCCAGGACCAGGCCCTGAGCCTGGGGAGCAATGGAGTGCATCTGCAGTGTATACCGGTGGTGAAACCGTTATACATAATAATCAAACTTGGACAGCTCAGTGGTGGACTCAAGGTGAAGAACCAGGTACCACAGGTGAGTGGGGCGTGTGGCGCTAAGTCACAGTGGTATGGTCAATTTGTCATGTAAGGTGATGAGTATTGATCTATAAGATATAAAAACGGCCAATCAAAGATTGGCCGTTTTTATCGATAAAGCTTGCGAGTTAATGCAACAGGCTTATTGAGGTTGCATTTGCGCTTTCGCTGCTTCCACTTTAGAGAAGTCTAAACCGAGTTCCAAAACGGCTTCTTTAATCAACCCAGGGTTTTGCATAACCATTGCCATTAGCTGTTGTAGCTTTTCCGCTGGAATACCTAATTGACCAATAATGCTCATAGCCATCATTGGGTTTTGAGTTAATGCTTGGAACACTTCACTGATTTTTTCATCACTGACGCTATGCTCTTTTAATAGGGCAATAATTGGATTCATTGCAAGACCTTGTGTTAATGGATACGAATTATCTGACTATTTTACCATTGATATCGTTATTTTGCAGAGTGGAAAACTTGCTAAATGATTTCATTAACTTATGAATGAATTCCCTCCATTATGGCTACAGGTGTAGAGCGTAGTAGTAAAAAGCCAGCATCGATTGCGCTGGCTTTTTGTTTACCAAGTTGGGATCAGCCTTAATATTGCATTATTTATAAATGTAATCGGTTGCGATCTCACCATTTGGAGTATGGGCATCTCCCATATAAAGAATGTCAGGGCGCGACTTTTCTCGGTCAGTCAGTGCAAGTCCATCTTGAATGATATTTGCGTCGCAATAATCGACGCCATAAAAGCCTTCAAAAGCTGACTGATCGCCTATTTCAGTTGCTGATAGCTGAGAGAGCGCTAGGATCGGTGCTGCTGGAAAGGTTAAATACCAACGTGATCCCGAGACATTACGCTCAATATCAGCACGAGAAATCTCGGTGGTGCTTTTACCTGTTTGCTGGGCTAAATATTCACGGTTTGATTCACTTAAAAAGTAAGTAGCAACATTACCAACTTCAGCCACAGGCTCATCATAGATGGTTTGACGTAAAATAATGTCACCACTGACTGTTAAGTTGTTGATTCGGCCACGTGTTAAGTCACGACAACTACTTTTACAGGCAAATGAGCCTTTGCCGACAAGTAATGCTGAACCACTGTCGATAGCTTCGATGTTCTCTACACTAATGTCTTTCATTATCTTACTGTGTGGCTTTAACCACACTCCGGTAAACCCGTTAGTGACTTTAATATTTGAAATTTTGATTTTATTGGCTGAACTAAAGTAAGGGCCTGAGCGGTTAAAGTTGTCTTTGTTAGTGCCATTACCTGCCTCAACTCGAACACCAATACCATTAAAGGCTTCAATATTATCAATTTCAATCCAGTCTCCACCGTAAACTTGCACCACACCGTATCCTGTATGTGCATTAATTGACTTAATGTTTTTAATTGAGCCTTTAATAGGGGTGCGAGCGTAGCTCGGGTTACGTTGAATGGCAAACATGTCAGGTACGATATTGCCGCTATCATCGATGAAATTGCCATTCTCATCGGTTGGGATGGGAATATTAATAGGGTTCATTGGTCTATTTAAGTTAGGTGAACCTTCAGGATTTTTTACATAGCGATTTTGAAGATAAAGTGGCGCTGAGCCAAATCGATACGTGAATGAGCCATCTTTGTAGTCGGCATCGGCAAACATTTGCACAGATACTGATTCAGTATGATTATCTTCAATGGTGACATTCGACACTGAAAAGTTTTCGACATAAAATAATCCAAATGGAATAGCACGAGTTAAGTTGACTAGCCCACCTCCATTTCCACCCTGCATTTCGCCATAGTTAAATGGCATATTGGTTTTAGCATCGACAGTAAAGTTTCGAGTCGGATCCGTTGATGTGACTTGAACGTTCACCGTGCGTTCAGCTGATAGCTTACTTGGACCAATACTGCGACCAAATGAGAATAAAAATTGGCGATTTGGTCGGTTATTTGGGTTACCAGTAGGGTAGGTATCTTCTTTAATGCCACGCATTTCAAGTATGACTTCAGGCTCGACTTCAATACGGACATTCGATGGTACGACGATGTGCGCCAAGCTGTAGCGGTTATTCGTCCCTTTTTGAGATGCCCGTAGAATAACAACACCGCCATCGTCTTCTTTAGCCGCAAACCTAAGGGCTTTTTTTAGTCTACTGGTGTCATTGACTGTGTCATCAAAACTGTCTGATGCATAGAGGATTTCGGGTTCATCATCAAAGACTCTATTTTCGAAGAAGCCGATATCTTCTCCCGTATACCCCGTTAAGTCAGTATCTGTTGGAAGGTCGGCTTCAGCAACCTCAGGTATACCTTGGCAAAAGGCACGTTCGTATTTGCAATGTCGGTGACCATTATGTTCTTGGTGTTTATGGCCATGTGACTTATCTTTTCGCCATTTATGGGCGTACCGATCACTGTGGTGCTCAGTTCGCTGAGGGCGATGTCGCTCAGCGTAATTTGCGCTATTTTGCGTAAGTTTTGATGATGATTTCATCTCTGAATGGTTGTGCTCAGTGCCAGCAAAAGCCCCCAATGGCATGAGTGTGAGTAAACTTATTATGGTGAGCTTTTTATAGGTCTCGTTGACACTATTGTGGTTATTTTTCATTTTCATATCCCTATTATTTTGAATATATCAGCGGAGCTTTTCCCCATCATTCCGCTTGAAGGCACCTAATGTGCGTTAAAAAGTGTATATAAAAACAACAATAAATCAACAAACATAGTATGAATATATTTTTAATATGTTAGAGTAAAGGTGAAAAAAACCGGCATTGGGTTATGAATGCCGGCTTTTTAAGTTTCTAATAGATTGAAAAAAATGATTATTATTGATTAAAGAATCGTTGGGTTAATTTGTACTAGATGAGTCATCGCGTCTAGAAGCCACTTGGATTAAGAGGAAGATAAACCCCATAGACACATGTGCGCCCCAGAATATGGCATCATTTAATTCGAGCTTAATGTACTCAGAGTGTTCTGCATTGGCTTCAGCCCATGTACTACTGAGACCACCAATCACCAAAACCAACACCAATAAGCTTAAAATGTTGCTGTGAGATCCCCAAAGCCACCATGAAACAAGTTCTAGCAATATGACTAGTGCGGTAGCGATTAAGGTAAATGGCTTTTTTTGTAAATATCTTTCTGGTAAAAACACGTTCGAAAATAATAAAAATAGCACCATGAATACGGCATATTTTATAAAATCTATTATGATTTCAGTGCTTAGTGATTGTAAGAAGTAACAGAGAAAAGCGCCTGAACCTAATAAAATGAGATTAAAACCTGTAAAAATGTAAATAGGTTGCCCTTTATCTAGCATGAGTACGCCACATATACTGGATACAAAAAAAGGCCCAATATCGGCCAAAACCCAAGGGTGTCTATCCATACCGAAGGGATATAACTGATTGCCATATATTGGGTTAATCCACCCCAAAATATCAGTAAACAGATAATTATATTGAATTGTAATTTGCTAATTTCAGGATCGAAGAGTAATAAGCTTTTAACTGGACCAAATTTTTGCATGTTGCACCATTGTTATTTTTATTCTTAATTATCAATAATTAACTAAATTATGGTAGCTGTTTTTATTGATGGATATCAATGAAAGTAGGTTGAAAAGTCAGCGGTTAATGACGGTCGAGACGTTTTATTTTTATCTTCCTCAGGTTTAAGCTTTATTTAATTGTTAAGCATGACAATGGATTTATGCTGATGTAACAAGGGTGATGGTTGTCCCGTTCTCTCGGTGTTAATTCGATTAACATTTATTACTAGCTGTACTGACTGGCATGACGATAAAATGCTAGTAATGAAGAAAATAACAATAAATAAATCAAGGAGTCCTCTCGTGAAGAAAGTTGGGATAGTGCTTATGTGCTTGTTGATGCCTGCAGCGTCAATCGCCGCAGAGCCAACAAAATCAGCGCATTCAGTGCAAAATCAAGCAGAACAAAATACAAAGTTATCAGTTGATGTACTTTGGCAATTAAGCCGAATTGGCAATCCAATTATTTCGCCTAATGGTGAGTACATTATTGCCCCTGTTACTCAATATGATGTGCCTGAAGACAAAGGCGTCACTCAGTTGTGGTTATTTGATAAAGACGGTAAAGGTCAACGCGCGCTGACTGCTGAAGGGCAACGTGCAAGTGAGGCGACGTTTTCTCCTGACGGTAAAACACTCGCGTTTATCAGTAAGCGTAATAAAGATGATGCTGGCCAAGTGTATTTACTCCCATTGGACAAAGCGGGCGAAGCACAGCGCTTAACTAATGTGCCAGGTGGCGTTAAAGGCCTTAAATGGGTTGGCGAAAATGTTTACTTCATTAGCCGTATCTTCCCTGGTAAAAATTGGGATGAAATGGCAACTCAGTTAAAAGCGAATAAAGACAATAAAGTTTCTGCGCATCAGTGGAATGCATTACCTTTTTCAAGCTTTGATCACTGGATTGAAGAAGACAGACAAGCGCATGTATTTCGTATTCCGGCAAAGGGTGGCGAAGTAGAAGCGATCACTCAACCATTGAATAAGCAACTGCCACGTTCATCACAAAGCAGTGGCAACTACGATATTTCGCCTGACGAACAGTTCATTGCGTTTAACAGTAATGGTTGGGACAATCAGGTTGATCCAAAAGTTGATATTTTCATGGCGAAAATTGGCAGCGGTAAAGTGGTTAACTTAACGCCTAAGAACGAAGCGCCAGATTCAAACCCTACCTTTAGTCCAGATGGTAAAACGTTAGCGTTTACCCGCCAGCTTATCCATGGTTTTTACGCTGATACAGCAAACCTTGTGTTATTGGATGTGAAAAAGCGTACTGAACGTGTGATCACAACTGACTGGGATCGCTCTGTTGCCCGCTTTAGCTGGACGGCTGATAACAAAGGTTTTTATGCTGCTATTGATGATGCTGCCACTCGCCGCATTTTCCACATCAATGCCAGTAATGGCAAGGTAAAACCGATTACCAAACAAACCAACTTCGGTGCACCTGCTATTGCGAATGACGGTACGATAGTGGCTGCAAATGACAGCTTTTTGTACCCAGCTCGCTTAGTTAAAATTAATCCAAGCAATGGCAAAACCACGCGTTTAGATAGTTTTAATGATGACATTCTAGCGAATGTAGATATGGGTACATATGAGTCAGTGACCTATAAAGGCTATAACGACGAAGATGTGCAAATGTGGGTACATTACCCGCCAGGGTTTGATAAAAGTAAAAAATACCCACTAATGATGTTGATTCATGGTGGTCCTCACAGCGCGATTTCTGATGGTTTTCATTATCGCTGGAATGCACAAACATTTGCCTCTTGGGGCTATGTCACAGCATGGCCTAACTTCCATGGCTCAAATAGTTTTGGCCAAGACTACACTGATAGCATTAACCCAGACTGGAAAAACAAGTCGTTGGAAGATGTATTTAAAGCAACGGATTGGTTTAAAGCAAAAGATTGGATTGATAACGAACGTTTAGTTGCTGGTGGCGCAAGCTACGGTGGCTACTTATCATCGATTATTTTAGGTCAAAAAGATCAGCCATTTAATGCATTATTTATTCATGCTGCGGTTTACAATATGTACTCGCAAATGGCAGCCGATTTCTCGGTGCACAGTACACGTTTTGGTGACTACTGGGATAACCCTGAGATTTATAAATCTATTTCTCCGCATTACGGTGCTGAAAACTTTAATACTCCAACCTTAGTGGTTCATGGTCAATTAGATTACCGTGTACCAGTAGGCCAAGGTTTTGAGTTATTCCGTACTCTTCAAACCAAAGGTATTGAGTCGCGAATGATTTACTTCCCAGACGAAAACCACTGGATCATGAAGCCGAATAACTCAATTTACTGGTATAACGAAGTTGAAAAGTGGATGAATCAGCATGCAGAGCCAGGTGCTAAGTAATGCTTAATTTATCGAATTCATTCACTATTCAATAGCGTGGTGAGTGATATCTCAGTTAATAAAAAATGCCGCAATCAAAAGATTGCGGCATTTTTATAACTTGGAAATAGAATAACGACAACGCCTTATTTAAGGCAATAAAAGTGTCAGTAAAGATTATGCTCTGTCGAGATACTTATCGACAGTAAGCTGCACAGTATTAGGAAGAATAGGTTTAGTGAGGTATTCGTCTGCGCCAATTTTAAGCGCTAACTTTTGATCTGATTCTTCAGTAAGTGAGCTGATAACCACGACAGGAACATGCTGCGTCAGTTCATGCTCTTTCATGTATTTAATCACTTGATAGCCATTCACATCAGGCATGGTGATATCCACAAACACAAGATCTGGTTTCATTGAAGAGAGTACTTCAATCGCACCGTCACCAGAGTTGGCAGTTAATACCAGATAATCATCACCAAGAAGCGCCAGTATCATACTGGTACAGATTGGATCGTCGTCTATCACAAGTATTTTCGCTTTATCCATTGGTGCCTCTTTCTAATGTTGTGATATCGCTGTCGATATATTCATCATTGTATGTAAAACAATATTAATTGCTAGGGCTAATTAAGCATAGAACATAAGCTAACTTGATGAAAGCGCTACTATTCAGGCTGTTTATATTGACGATATTTTTCAATGACGCCATTTCTATCTAGACCACGTTTTACATTTTTACACAGTTTAGCAAAGCGACTAATATCGCCAAGCTGCGGTGTGTTGCCATGTTCAATTGCCGCTTCCCAATAGCTGATTTCGCTATCAACCAATTCGAGTAACTTTTTCGGACAACCTTGGCAATTCCCTTCAGGGCCACATACAAAGGTGTCGGGCTCAGTTAATGGAAACGTGGCTTTCACCTGAGTCATTATTTGTTGCATTGCAGTGATGCGATCAGGTTTCTTGTTCATTAGCCTTAATACTCAGTAGGAATAAAGCCTTACATGTCATGCTTAATACTATTATTAGTCCAATGGGAGCAGGATTTAGTTCAATTAAATCTATGCTGAATAAGGCGAATATAAGTGATACTCTTTGGCGATATCAGCGCGTTGCAATATTCAGTATAACAATCATAATCTTTCTGGAAGCCAGTCTACTATGCCTCAATTTACAATAGTCTCAGCCATTTTAATCATCGTTTTATTGTGGCTGAGTCCCTCGCAATCATTTGCAGCTGACCGCTTTTACGCGAATCAAGCATTACAGCAACAAGCGCCGCAAGCTTTTGCACTTCAGCCTCAAAGTGATGCCTTCCTTGCGCCAGCTTATGCGTTAACAATATCCCATGCGGACCGCTTAGTTGGGTTAATTAACCAAGATAAAAATGTGACTGAAGCAATAGCAAATTGGTCTGATTTAACCATAGATGAGCAAATACCTTGGCTTAAAAAGGTATTTGATTTAGCGGTGCAAAGCTTTGGCACCCAAACTCCGTTATTAATTATTGATAACCATAGCTATCCGAACAAAATGGTGTATTTTGATTTCGATGTGGAAAAAGGCGGTAGTGGCATTGTTTACCTCAACCCTGAGAAACTTGCAGAGGAAGACCCTTATGCCTCACTGGCATTTTTAGTTCACGAAACTCGTCATTCATATCAATTTCAGCAAGCTTTATCCGGTGAGAACGATCCCATTTCTCAGGGGTATCTAGCGGCATTCAACGCTCAAAAGCAATTAAAGGGCTTTGGGTTTAGTGATTTTTTAACGCTACTGAACGAATATGAAGCCTTTCAATTTGGTAATTATGTGATTGGTCAATTAACTAATTGGCAAGTTGATATGTTGAATATGGGGACATTTGCGAGTCAATTTAATCGCCAAGGCCAGCTAAAAATTGATTTACAAGCATTGTCACTTAATACGAGTGAGCAAACCTTGTTGGAGCAATATAACGAGTTGGCACAAAAGCAATTTAACCTGCGCCAACAGCAATAAAGCAAGCTTCTTTATAACGTGACGATATGCGGCTGAACTATGAATCTTAAACAGCTTGAAATCTTTTGTGCAATCGCCGACACCGGTTCTGTTACTGCGGCGGCAAAACAGCTAAACAGTAATCGTACTCAGCTGAGTATGGCGATGAAGGCATTAGAAACGAGCCTTTCAGCTAAGTTATTTGTGCGTTCTGGTAATAGTTTAGTCTTGTCTGAGGTGGGCAAATCAATTTACAAAGACTGCGAAAGTGTCGTCGCAACATGTGAGCGTATTCAGCAAACTTGCGAGCAAACGATCGATAAGTTTCGTTCGGAAATTTGGCTAGCAAGGGATGATTCTTTTCCTGATGAAGTATGGCAAACCTTTATTATAGAACTGAATAACCACTTCACAGCAACCACAGTGAATACTGTATTAGCATCAAGTGGTGATTTAGCTAACCTCGTCAATACTGGGCAAGTGGACTTTGCCTTTGGTGTTGATTTTGAACGAGTGGATGATGCCAATACTGACTATCTGCCCTTGGGGCGAATTCGAATGATGTCAGTGTGCGAGCATACACATCCACTTGCGAGCCTTAAGCGGGTGTCGGACAGCCAATTACGTGAATCACTACAAGCAGTAATGGTTTACTTAAATGACAAAGATAACCCTGAATTACAGCCTTTTTCATTGCGACATATTGGTTTTTCAAGTTTCGAATATATGTTGAATACAATTATGTCCGAAAAAGCATGGGGCGTGTTACCTGAGCCATTGATTAGACCTCATTTGAGAAATCAAAAACTGGCGGTGATAAAACATACCTATGGGTTAACCCACGAAGATTACTGCATGTTTTCAATGCCAGGCAGCGCACAACCTGAAAGTGTCGCTTGGCTGTGCGATCAGATCAGCGATTATCTGTTTAAGTTTTAATGCCTTTCAGCCTTCGAATGTATCACTAACTCACTGAGCGTCATGTTTTTTGACGCTTAATGTGCGCATTAACTTTATGATTTATATCAATTTATATACTTAGTCCTATCTTGGGGTTGTTATTACCAAGAATCACTGTTGAGAAAATAGTCACCAATGACAATAATTACCACAGGTTTTAATTGGTGATAATTCATGTGTGTAAGAGATAAAAATAAAGATAAACAATTACTTAAGTTTTCAGCTGTAGCAGCGTTAGCGTTTGCTGTGTTAGGTGTTGTAGTGGGTGGGTTAAGCGGCTCAATTGTCATTTTATTTGACGGTGCTTATTCGCTGATGAGTTTATTTCTTACCATGCTTTCATTAGCCGCCTCGAGTTACATGCGTGCTCCCTCAAGATCTCAATTTGCGTTTGGCAAAGCGATCATCGAACCCCTCGTGGTGGCAATTAAAGGTACGGTGATTTTAATGTTGCTGTGCTTTAGCTTATCGTCAGCGATGACAACAATACTAAGTGGTGGTAAAGCCATTGATATGTCTATTGCGGCTGTATTTGGTTTCATTGGTTTATTAGGGTGTGCTGGTGTTTGGTGGTTTTTAGCTCGCCAAAACGGGCCGCAGCGCTCGGGCTTATTTGCTGCTGAAATAAAACAGTGGAAGATGGATACCATTATCAGTGCAGCAGTTTGTGCAGGCTTTATTATTGCTGTGTTAATGGCATATACACCTTGGCGTGCATATGCTGTCTACGCAGACTCTGTCATGATGCTGCTTATCGGTAGTTACTTTATATCGGTGCCATTAACCATGCTCACTGGTGCGTTAAGAGAGCTACTGATGATGAAGCCGAGCCAAGAGATTTGCTCTCTAGTGCATGAAAGTGTCTCAGAGGCCAACGGTTCTAGCCTACAAGAGCTTGAGATTACAGGTATTGCTAAAGTAGGTCCCGAGTTGATGGTTAACATTAATGTAAACCCGAAAAAGTCGAATCAACTATTACCTGACTTGCAAAAGATCCGTGCATTGATGGATAAAAAATTAGCGACGTTATCATTAGATAT from the Shewanella japonica genome contains:
- a CDS encoding lytic polysaccharide monooxygenase produces the protein MKTMKIVGAIAAVSAMQILIPNQQAHAHGWAEFPEARQSICYEQGGLWSGTPPNAACAQAKEISGTYPFIQRNEFAINIPAPAYNDMDAVKAAIPDGSLCYANDAQKRGMGAEHTAWTRTELAPGEFEYVFNATAPHNPSFWQFYLTKPGVDVSKPLNWDDLVLLQEYGNVAVGEDKKYRMNITIPADRSGDAILYTRWQREDPVGEGFYNCSDITITGDGPIDPEPTEPYLEQGDAFIPQEVSLTTPQIGESVNYKVYNNNGEIHSSFSLIITEENQLAWDRLLAAEVSGYYHDHYDGNVFIGRWHAEMNHYMYFQNQLHENFFNSKNTQAYGEFSISEKNEFVEAVITPTVLKPITDATVSHGEYVVLTPANSLGDIEHVAWVQVRGTPIETEIGQHDELIINTARLDNLAQSFSFELTVTGQGEEDKSVYSFSVTPSDVEPGPGPEPGEQWSASAVYTGGETVIHNNQTWTAQWWTQGEEPGTTGEWGVWR
- a CDS encoding DUF2999 family protein; protein product: MNPIIALLKEHSVSDEKISEVFQALTQNPMMAMSIIGQLGIPAEKLQQLMAMVMQNPGLIKEAVLELGLDFSKVEAAKAQMQPQ
- a CDS encoding alpha/beta hydrolase family protein, which produces MKKVGIVLMCLLMPAASIAAEPTKSAHSVQNQAEQNTKLSVDVLWQLSRIGNPIISPNGEYIIAPVTQYDVPEDKGVTQLWLFDKDGKGQRALTAEGQRASEATFSPDGKTLAFISKRNKDDAGQVYLLPLDKAGEAQRLTNVPGGVKGLKWVGENVYFISRIFPGKNWDEMATQLKANKDNKVSAHQWNALPFSSFDHWIEEDRQAHVFRIPAKGGEVEAITQPLNKQLPRSSQSSGNYDISPDEQFIAFNSNGWDNQVDPKVDIFMAKIGSGKVVNLTPKNEAPDSNPTFSPDGKTLAFTRQLIHGFYADTANLVLLDVKKRTERVITTDWDRSVARFSWTADNKGFYAAIDDAATRRIFHINASNGKVKPITKQTNFGAPAIANDGTIVAANDSFLYPARLVKINPSNGKTTRLDSFNDDILANVDMGTYESVTYKGYNDEDVQMWVHYPPGFDKSKKYPLMMLIHGGPHSAISDGFHYRWNAQTFASWGYVTAWPNFHGSNSFGQDYTDSINPDWKNKSLEDVFKATDWFKAKDWIDNERLVAGGASYGGYLSSIILGQKDQPFNALFIHAAVYNMYSQMAADFSVHSTRFGDYWDNPEIYKSISPHYGAENFNTPTLVVHGQLDYRVPVGQGFELFRTLQTKGIESRMIYFPDENHWIMKPNNSIYWYNEVEKWMNQHAEPGAK
- a CDS encoding response regulator — its product is MDKAKILVIDDDPICTSMILALLGDDYLVLTANSGDGAIEVLSSMKPDLVFVDITMPDVNGYQVIKYMKEHELTQHVPVVVISSLTEESDQKLALKIGADEYLTKPILPNTVQLTVDKYLDRA
- a CDS encoding LysR family transcriptional regulator, which codes for MNLKQLEIFCAIADTGSVTAAAKQLNSNRTQLSMAMKALETSLSAKLFVRSGNSLVLSEVGKSIYKDCESVVATCERIQQTCEQTIDKFRSEIWLARDDSFPDEVWQTFIIELNNHFTATTVNTVLASSGDLANLVNTGQVDFAFGVDFERVDDANTDYLPLGRIRMMSVCEHTHPLASLKRVSDSQLRESLQAVMVYLNDKDNPELQPFSLRHIGFSSFEYMLNTIMSEKAWGVLPEPLIRPHLRNQKLAVIKHTYGLTHEDYCMFSMPGSAQPESVAWLCDQISDYLFKF
- a CDS encoding cation transporter, whose amino-acid sequence is MCVRDKNKDKQLLKFSAVAALAFAVLGVVVGGLSGSIVILFDGAYSLMSLFLTMLSLAASSYMRAPSRSQFAFGKAIIEPLVVAIKGTVILMLLCFSLSSAMTTILSGGKAIDMSIAAVFGFIGLLGCAGVWWFLARQNGPQRSGLFAAEIKQWKMDTIISAAVCAGFIIAVLMAYTPWRAYAVYADSVMMLLIGSYFISVPLTMLTGALRELLMMKPSQEICSLVHESVSEANGSSLQELEITGIAKVGPELMVNINVNPKKSNQLLPDLQKIRALMDKKLATLSLDIKLNLDIVTEAK